One bacterium genomic window, TACCCATCACCATTCACATCCCCAGCACTCGCCAGACAATATCCCAATTGTGCGCTTGTTTGATTACTCTCCGCTGTCCATACAGCGTTGGATGTCAAACCAGATGATGAACCATGATAAACATACGCTCGGCCTTCATTTGTTTCACCATTATCATACTCAAGAGCGCCTACAATAACATCGCTATAGCCATCACCATTTACATCTCCGGCGCTGCTCACCGAGCATCCATATTTTGCATCTATTTGGTTGCCCTCTGTTACCCAGATTGGATTTGTGTCTAACCCAGACGAAGAACCTTGATAGATAAATGCCCGGCCCTCTCCTGATTCTCCATTATTGTAGTTAAGTGCACTTACAATAACATCTCCATAACCATCACCATTCACATCCCCGGCATTGCCAATTGAATGCCCAAACCAAACATTTAATTGATCTCCATTTGCTGTCCAAACAGGCGTTGTGGATAACCCGGAGGATGAGCCGGGATAAACAAATACCCGGCCGCCTCTATATAACCCATTGTTATAGTATTTTGCGCCAACAATAACATCACTATAACCATCGCCATTCACATCTCCGGCACTGCTCACTGCATTTGCAATGTTTCCGTCCTCCTGATCACCATCTACAATCCAGGCCGGATTTACGGCCAAACCGGCAAGCGACCCTAAATATACATATACTCGGCCTTCATTGGTCTGACTAGTAACCGGCTCATTGTCATACAGATATGCCCCAACAATGACATCTCCATAACCGTCGCCATTCACATCTCCGGCACTACTTACAGATATACCGAACTGAGCATATGCTTGATTACTCTCAGCAGTCCAGTTTGCTGTGGCTGATAAACCTGTCGCAGACCCTAGATACACATACGCGCGGCCTTCATCATCTTCCCCATTATCAAAATACTGAGCACCTACAATCACATCTCCATAACCATCTCCATTTACATCTCCGGCACTACTCACTGAGGTTCCAAATCTTGCTTGATCCTGATTACTCTCGGCAGTCCAATCGGGTGTAGATGCCAAACCAGTTACTGATCCGAGATATATATACGCTCGACCTTCCAAACTCTGACCATTACTAAAGGTACTCGCACCTATAATGATATCCCCATAGCCATCATCATTCACATCTCCAGCACTGCCTACAGAAAAACCAAAGGAAGCGTTTGCGGCATTGCTCTCGGCTGTCCAAATCGGATTAATAGCCAGGCCGGATGTTGAACCAAGATACGCATACACCCGCCCTTCATTGCTCTCACCGTTGTCATAACCAGTTGCGCTAACAATCACATCACTATAACCATCTCCATTCACATCTCCGGCTGAAGCCACAGAATATCCAAAAGCAGCACCTTCCTGATTGCTCTCTGCGGTCCAGGCCGGTGTGGTTAAGAGTGGATCAATCATGATAGGATAGTGAGCTCCCTGATCATTAATACTCAACACAATAGCATGATTTTCCAGCGCCATGCTTGCCTGCAATTTCCGTCCGCGAGCATCCCAGGCTTTAAGTTTGGCATATTTCAATACCACAGCTCCCTGATTATTAATAAATTCAATGAATCGGCCTTTGATATCTACTCGGCCTTCTAGCCCCTCAAT contains:
- a CDS encoding integrin alpha; the encoded protein is MPNREHNFRARFSSNKVELEPRDKSIVGVENTWNWQWQTVFIGRAGAMHPTGESRIQANNNRVEYIRDELIEWYENKPEGLEQGFILKSSPRSVVGEVLGKPVRIVSQPIEGLEGRVDIKGRFIEFINNQGAVVLKYAKLKAWDARGRKLQASMALENHAIVLSINDQGAHYPIMIDPLLTTPAWTAESNQEGAAFGYSVASAGDVNGDGYSDVIVSATGYDNGESNEGRVYAYLGSTSGLAINPIWTAESNAANASFGFSVGSAGDVNDDGYGDIIIGASTFSNGQSLEGRAYIYLGSVTGLASTPDWTAESNQDQARFGTSVSSAGDVNGDGYGDVIVGAQYFDNGEDDEGRAYVYLGSATGLSATANWTAESNQAYAQFGISVSSAGDVNGDGYGDVIVGAYLYDNEPVTSQTNEGRVYVYLGSLAGLAVNPAWIVDGDQEDGNIANAVSSAGDVNGDGYSDVIVGAKYYNNGLYRGGRVFVYPGSSSGLSTTPVWTANGDQLNVWFGHSIGNAGDVNGDGYGDVIVSALNYNNGESGEGRAFIYQGSSSGLDTNPIWVTEGNQIDAKYGCSVSSAGDVNGDGYSDVIVGALEYDNGETNEGRAYVYHGSSSGLTSNAVWTAESNQTSAQLGYCLASAGDVNGDGYGDVMLGVPYYDTGLSNIGNVFIFHGKSDGLSTIADQILEGTLADEFFGFSVSTAGDVNGDGFCDIVVGSPQYSNGETNEGRAYVYLGNASGVGASPAWTVESNQANAQLGYSVACTGDVNGDGYSDILLGAPYYDNQGRVYLHTGSASGLDSNSLWFADGGQVNSQFGYSVSSAGDVNGDGFSDVIIGEPLYDNGQTDEGRAFLYLGHAGGLSSVADWSQESDQTNAQYGHSVASAGDVNSDGYSDVVVGANLYDGTQSNEGRVYIYHGGSGGLGTNFSWTAYGGQNSVQFGYSVATAGDVDNDGYGDVVVGAYQFPNGRAYVYHGSSSGLVGSAEWAGEGDQAG